The proteins below are encoded in one region of Borrelia hispanica CRI:
- a CDS encoding tetratricopeptide repeat protein, which translates to MFHIAIFLINAFVLNAQGIVTNKDAQEEFKWALNSYNNGLYDDALLSFKRVLSFDPSNLDYHFWIGNVYYRLGHVEEALMEWRNLQSQGYKSAYLRQLISIIEQRRGISLNNEFKNIEKFVQVALLDNSIYKRPNGYQITSLKADQYGGYYAVNFVGNEILHFDANNNVHVLVKDGITSIKSPYDVIELDKLLYVTLYSNDEIGIYDKTFGIKKGSIGKKGTEDGELLAPQYITVDERDYIYVSEWGNKRISKFDAKGGFILNFGMKTVGYAGLLGPTGVTYLNGNIYVADAPRNSIEVFDTSGNHLYSIATSFEGIEGLSSDFAGNSIIISSKYGVYKYSVSSKTFVKLLKADKIDSKISSSIIDVNNQMVVSDFDNAHIAIYKSDVSVYDSLNVDIRRVIRAGGSKIYVELNISNRNGLPIVGLKSENFAVANERYYIVNPKIAYDINTSNDMNIAIVFDKSFSMKNYESEQIMSVNTLIKSRKNKKFSFINATNLPLVDNIDSLLSMIHKTNSLGVYDLNDVKTDVSLKLAGSELMSKSARRAVIYFSDGSLNHAAFSRYSVDTILSYYKNNDIRFYLILFGNSPIESKLQYLVNETGGAIIPFSSYEGVSKVYDLMMKQKTGTYLLEYDYPGPQEPNGYYNLSVEVNFNQQIGRGEFAYLIN; encoded by the coding sequence ATGTTTCATATAGCCATTTTTTTAATAAATGCATTTGTTTTAAATGCTCAAGGTATTGTTACTAACAAAGATGCTCAAGAAGAATTTAAATGGGCACTTAATTCTTATAATAATGGGCTTTATGATGATGCTTTATTGTCTTTTAAGAGAGTTTTAAGCTTTGATCCAAGTAATCTTGATTATCATTTTTGGATAGGAAATGTCTATTATAGATTGGGGCATGTTGAAGAAGCTTTGATGGAATGGCGAAATTTGCAATCTCAAGGATATAAATCGGCTTATCTTAGGCAGTTGATATCTATAATTGAACAAAGAAGAGGTATATCCTTAAATAATGAATTTAAAAATATTGAAAAATTCGTTCAAGTTGCGCTTCTTGATAATTCCATTTACAAACGACCAAATGGATATCAAATTACATCTCTAAAGGCCGATCAATATGGTGGTTATTATGCTGTTAATTTTGTAGGAAATGAAATTTTACATTTTGATGCTAATAATAATGTTCATGTTTTAGTTAAGGATGGAATTACTTCTATAAAGTCACCTTATGATGTGATTGAGCTTGATAAGCTTTTATATGTGACACTTTATTCAAATGATGAGATTGGTATATATGATAAGACTTTTGGTATTAAAAAAGGTTCAATTGGGAAGAAAGGTACTGAAGATGGTGAGTTACTTGCTCCTCAATATATAACAGTTGATGAGAGAGATTATATTTATGTTAGTGAATGGGGAAATAAGCGGATCAGTAAATTTGATGCTAAGGGTGGTTTTATTTTGAATTTTGGCATGAAAACGGTTGGATATGCAGGGCTTTTAGGTCCAACAGGTGTTACTTATTTGAATGGAAATATTTATGTTGCTGATGCTCCTAGAAATTCTATTGAAGTATTTGATACTAGTGGTAATCATTTGTATTCTATTGCAACTTCTTTTGAAGGAATAGAAGGTCTTAGTAGTGATTTTGCAGGTAATAGTATTATTATATCTTCAAAATATGGCGTTTATAAATATAGTGTTTCAAGTAAAACCTTTGTTAAGCTTTTAAAAGCAGATAAGATAGATTCGAAAATTTCATCTTCAATTATTGATGTTAATAATCAAATGGTTGTATCAGATTTTGATAATGCTCATATTGCTATTTATAAAAGTGATGTTAGTGTTTATGATAGTTTAAATGTTGATATTCGTAGAGTAATTAGGGCAGGAGGTTCTAAAATTTATGTGGAGCTTAATATTAGCAATAGAAATGGCTTGCCAATTGTGGGTTTAAAGAGTGAAAATTTTGCGGTTGCTAATGAGAGATATTACATTGTAAATCCAAAAATTGCTTATGATATTAATACTTCTAATGATATGAATATTGCAATTGTTTTTGATAAGTCTTTTTCTATGAAAAATTACGAGTCAGAACAAATTATGAGTGTAAATACTCTTATAAAATCTAGAAAGAATAAAAAGTTTAGTTTTATAAATGCGACTAATTTACCTTTGGTAGATAATATTGATAGTTTATTAAGTATGATTCATAAAACAAATTCTCTTGGTGTTTATGATTTAAATGATGTAAAGACAGATGTTAGTCTTAAACTTGCCGGTTCTGAACTTATGTCAAAGAGTGCAAGAAGGGCCGTTATTTATTTTAGTGATGGATCCTTGAATCATGCTGCTTTTAGTAGGTATTCTGTGGATACTATTTTAAGCTATTATAAAAATAATGATATTAGATTTTATTTAATATTGTTTGGAAATAGTCCTATTGAGTCTAAGTTGCAGTATTTAGTAAATGAAACTGGTGGTGCTATTATTCCTTTTTCTTCTTATGAGGGCGTATCAAAAGTTTATGATTTAATGATGAAACAGAAAACAGGGACTTATTTGCTTGAATATGATTATCCAGGTCCTCAAGAACCTAATGGATATTATAATTTGTCTGTCGAAGTAAATTTCAATCAACAAATAGGTAGAGGAGAATTTGCATATTTAATTAATTAA
- a CDS encoding HU family DNA-binding protein: MSCSKRSKVTKSDIVDQIFLNIKNNNEKLEKKYIRLVVDAFFEELKNSLCVNNVIEFRSFGTFELRKRKGRQNARNPQTGEYVNVDDHHVAYFRPGKDLKERVWSIKG, encoded by the coding sequence ATGTCTTGTTCAAAGAGATCCAAGGTTACTAAATCAGATATTGTTGATCAAATATTTTTAAACATTAAAAATAATAATGAAAAGTTAGAAAAGAAGTATATAAGGCTTGTAGTTGATGCTTTTTTTGAAGAACTTAAAAACAGTCTTTGTGTTAATAATGTTATAGAGTTTAGGTCATTTGGTACATTTGAGCTTAGAAAGAGAAAGGGTCGCCAGAATGCTCGCAATCCTCAAACAGGTGAATATGTGAATGTTGATGATCATCATGTTGCTTATTTTCGTCCAGGAAAAGATTTAAAGGAACGGGTTTGGAGCATTAAAGGATAG
- a CDS encoding type B 50S ribosomal protein L31: MKKDIHPVSNLVVFKDGANGAMFLTRSTLTSKEVIKYSDNKEYPLITVEISSKSHPFYTGQQKFVDAAGRIDKFNKKYKKLN; the protein is encoded by the coding sequence ATGAAAAAAGATATACATCCTGTTAGTAATTTAGTAGTTTTTAAAGATGGTGCTAATGGTGCCATGTTTTTAACAAGATCAACTTTAACTTCAAAAGAAGTAATTAAGTATAGTGATAATAAAGAGTATCCATTAATTACTGTTGAGATTTCAAGTAAGTCACATCCTTTTTATACAGGCCAGCAAAAATTTGTGGATGCTGCAGGTAGAATTGACAAATTTAACAAAAAATATAAAAAGCTTAATTAA
- the lnt gene encoding apolipoprotein N-acyltransferase gives MKTRYFSLAAFSGLLTSLAIPNEINNMGYSHIGLIAYIPLFIALTKTKDKKILITLTTFYFLIANSLQSFWLAFFYSFGIITFLGAVLGYIPYALVLGYLLYYSLKTFNNKTLTLAILFTLYDYSKSIGFPAYPWGFSAFMVHNFNDLIQVADTFGVFFVCFVVYFFNAGIANFLTNQNKTNILSMLFSILLISTSFAYGNIKKIELNPILNKEIDTLNIAAIQINIDSWLPGNRKEGIKKSITITKEALRKHPNTELVLWSEGVLTYPFNTYKDYAYYDQELLELYNSVNELIINNEAYFAIGSPSKTDKRLLTHQNSVYAINPNLEITNIYSKIFLVPFSEKIPFYEYKFIRQFFYKNFGLFGQTNGNRLEILKLKKFNLGFLICYDDAFPDLARSYKKQNANLLLNFSNDSWSHTNSSEWQHFVVAKFRSIENGIKTIRATNSGITAIINEYGENVKSLETFKEGYLVSEIKLPPRFTTIYEYIGDLFIYVLAIAIVIMTLRYYFTEKSSHLLS, from the coding sequence ATGAAAACAAGATATTTTTCTCTAGCCGCATTTTCTGGATTGCTTACAAGTCTAGCAATCCCAAATGAAATAAATAATATGGGATATTCACACATTGGTTTGATAGCATACATACCACTTTTCATTGCGTTAACTAAAACAAAAGATAAAAAAATCCTTATTACCCTGACAACATTTTATTTTTTAATAGCTAATAGTTTACAAAGTTTTTGGCTTGCATTCTTTTATTCATTCGGTATCATTACTTTTTTAGGAGCAGTACTTGGATATATTCCTTATGCTTTAGTTTTAGGATATTTATTATATTACTCACTCAAAACTTTTAATAATAAAACATTAACCTTAGCTATACTCTTCACATTATACGACTACTCAAAATCAATTGGATTTCCAGCATATCCTTGGGGATTTTCAGCATTTATGGTACATAATTTTAATGATCTAATACAAGTAGCTGATACATTTGGGGTTTTCTTTGTATGTTTTGTAGTCTACTTTTTTAATGCAGGAATTGCAAATTTTTTAACAAATCAAAATAAAACAAATATACTAAGTATGTTATTTTCTATTTTATTAATAAGTACATCTTTTGCTTATGGAAACATAAAAAAAATAGAATTGAATCCAATCTTAAACAAAGAAATAGATACACTCAACATTGCAGCAATTCAAATTAATATTGATTCTTGGTTGCCTGGCAATCGTAAAGAAGGAATTAAGAAATCTATTACAATTACAAAAGAAGCACTAAGAAAACATCCAAATACAGAACTCGTGCTATGGAGTGAAGGAGTTTTAACTTATCCTTTCAATACTTATAAAGATTATGCCTATTATGATCAAGAATTGCTTGAATTATATAATTCAGTAAATGAGCTTATAATAAACAATGAAGCCTACTTTGCAATCGGCTCACCATCAAAAACAGACAAACGATTACTGACACATCAAAATTCTGTTTATGCAATAAATCCCAACCTTGAGATAACTAATATATATTCTAAAATATTTTTGGTTCCATTTTCAGAAAAAATACCATTTTATGAATATAAATTTATAAGACAATTTTTCTATAAAAATTTTGGCCTTTTTGGACAAACTAATGGCAATAGACTTGAAATCTTAAAGCTCAAAAAATTTAATCTAGGTTTTTTAATATGTTATGACGATGCATTTCCGGATCTTGCAAGAAGTTATAAAAAACAAAATGCCAATTTACTACTAAATTTTTCAAATGATTCTTGGTCACATACAAATTCATCAGAATGGCAACATTTCGTAGTGGCAAAATTTAGAAGTATAGAAAACGGAATTAAAACCATTAGAGCTACTAATTCAGGAATAACTGCTATAATAAATGAATATGGCGAGAATGTAAAAAGTTTAGAAACATTTAAAGAAGGATATCTAGTATCAGAAATAAAATTGCCCCCAAGATTCACAACAATCTATGAATACATTGGAGACCTCTTTATATATGTTTTAGCAATAGCAATTGTAATTATGACTCTAAGATATTATTTCACTGAAAAGAGTAGCCATTTATTATCTTGA
- a CDS encoding insulinase family protein, with protein MKKKKLFNLISKTYLEECNAEGSYFKHESGLEIFELKNSTFKENAFGIAFKTIPFNNTGVAHILEHAIFCGSNKYKIKDPFLYLMKGSLNTFLNAMTFPDKTLYPAASTIQKDYFNLFKIYSDAIFNPLLKKEAFMQEGYNINPNNFKPSGIVLNEMKGNYSSKNSLINEISTSSLFSKGPYQYDSGGNPINIIDLTYEEFIEFYKKYYTLENCKIFLFGNIDTNKNLNFIEKYIIRPYTNKKLNVNYNIDKATRWKQHKTLSFDIPKETENTLGVYVINWLCSDIENIKENIGLEILSEILLDSSCQFTVNMLKSEIGDVIADVSGINTDIKECIFSFGLQNVLPGKIEEFKEKVFQELKNLAKVKIPQELIQGILFGYEFSLKDEKGQGWPINLMIKSFKGWIHGLHPTETLKINYQLNEIKNKLERGEPYFENLIEKYLLNNNHYTLIHFNPSDKILKEMEEQIEKKLMDREIDIKKNPEKFSKFIKDYNQFKKYQNKKDLKSDIAKIPILKVEDLPKEVDKSLILNYVPELKAHTFELKKNNNIFNVYLFFKLDFLQKEDFLYLSLLKRAIQDLSTKNYSYITLNNKIQNTLGQLNIYESYEEDIQGNMINLFNINFKSFNNKIQESFTLMKEILINIDFHDYNRLKEIVLGLKNDFKSILIPQGHILATTRSESKLSQSKYLQELQFGITGRQYWHKIKTDIESLKEIAYNLENLKNKIILKNNLSSLLIGNTKDVIKKLETEFFILKENLNEKIYSNNLITIQPSSNVLKEIMIIPSKISFNSMSFASYRITDKDYPTINFLTHILKSGILWEKIRVTGGAYGAFASITNGIFSFASYRDPNFIKTYQAFEASLEELANNEIKYDEIYTYLIGVIGLNTNVKTKSTEILQSYKRKILNISDHLRQNIRDNYFKITNTDIKNISEKVLYQLKQKNSITSLVSNTIYENDKTKIETFIGKKYRVKKIY; from the coding sequence ATGAAGAAAAAAAAATTGTTTAACTTAATCTCAAAAACTTATTTAGAAGAATGTAATGCTGAAGGGTCTTATTTTAAACACGAAAGTGGGTTGGAAATATTTGAGCTAAAAAATAGTACATTTAAAGAAAATGCCTTTGGAATAGCATTTAAAACTATTCCTTTCAATAATACAGGTGTTGCACATATTCTTGAACACGCAATTTTTTGTGGCTCAAACAAATATAAAATAAAAGATCCCTTTCTATATTTAATGAAAGGCAGTCTAAATACATTTCTAAATGCAATGACATTTCCTGATAAAACTCTATATCCAGCAGCATCCACAATACAAAAAGATTACTTTAATTTGTTTAAAATATATTCTGATGCCATTTTTAACCCCTTACTTAAAAAAGAAGCTTTTATGCAAGAAGGTTATAACATAAATCCAAATAACTTTAAGCCATCTGGCATTGTTTTAAATGAAATGAAAGGTAATTATTCAAGTAAAAACTCTTTAATTAATGAAATTTCCACCAGTTCTCTTTTTTCTAAAGGTCCTTACCAATACGACTCCGGAGGAAACCCTATTAACATTATTGATCTTACATATGAAGAATTTATTGAATTTTACAAAAAATACTATACATTAGAAAATTGCAAAATATTTTTATTTGGCAATATTGATACCAATAAAAATCTTAATTTCATTGAAAAATATATAATTAGGCCTTATACAAATAAAAAATTAAATGTCAATTATAACATAGACAAAGCCACAAGATGGAAACAACACAAAACACTCAGTTTTGATATTCCTAAAGAAACTGAAAATACACTGGGAGTATATGTAATAAATTGGTTATGTAGTGATATTGAAAACATTAAAGAAAATATTGGTCTTGAAATCTTGTCAGAAATTCTTCTAGATAGTTCTTGCCAATTTACTGTAAATATGCTCAAAAGCGAAATTGGCGATGTAATAGCTGATGTTAGTGGAATTAACACAGACATAAAAGAATGCATATTTTCATTTGGTCTACAAAATGTACTCCCAGGAAAAATAGAAGAATTCAAAGAAAAAGTTTTTCAAGAACTTAAAAACCTTGCAAAAGTAAAAATTCCACAAGAACTAATACAAGGTATTCTATTTGGTTATGAATTTTCATTAAAAGACGAAAAAGGACAAGGTTGGCCTATTAATTTAATGATTAAAAGTTTTAAAGGCTGGATACATGGCCTACATCCAACTGAAACTCTAAAAATTAATTATCAGCTAAATGAAATCAAAAACAAATTAGAGAGAGGAGAACCTTATTTTGAAAATTTAATAGAAAAATATCTACTAAACAATAATCACTATACTCTAATCCATTTCAACCCGTCAGATAAAATACTTAAAGAAATGGAAGAACAAATAGAAAAAAAACTGATGGATAGAGAAATTGATATTAAGAAAAATCCAGAGAAATTCTCAAAATTTATTAAAGATTATAACCAATTCAAAAAATATCAAAACAAGAAAGATCTTAAATCTGATATTGCTAAAATTCCTATATTAAAGGTAGAAGACCTACCAAAAGAAGTTGATAAAAGCTTAATTTTAAATTATGTTCCCGAACTTAAGGCACATACATTTGAGTTAAAGAAAAATAACAATATATTTAATGTATATCTATTTTTTAAACTAGATTTTTTACAAAAAGAAGACTTTTTATATCTCTCGTTGCTTAAAAGAGCTATTCAAGATTTGTCTACCAAAAATTACTCATATATCACTTTAAATAACAAAATCCAAAATACTCTGGGACAACTAAATATATACGAAAGCTATGAAGAAGATATTCAAGGAAACATGATCAATCTGTTTAATATAAATTTCAAATCATTTAACAATAAAATTCAAGAATCATTTACATTAATGAAAGAAATTTTAATCAATATAGATTTTCATGACTACAATAGATTAAAAGAAATAGTCTTAGGTCTTAAAAACGACTTTAAATCAATACTCATTCCACAAGGACACATCTTAGCAACAACAAGATCAGAATCAAAATTAAGTCAAAGTAAATATCTACAAGAACTTCAGTTTGGTATTACAGGAAGACAATATTGGCATAAAATAAAAACCGACATAGAATCTTTAAAAGAAATTGCATATAATTTAGAAAACCTTAAAAATAAGATTATTCTTAAAAATAATCTATCATCTTTGCTTATAGGTAATACTAAAGACGTTATTAAAAAATTAGAGACAGAATTCTTTATATTAAAAGAAAATCTAAATGAAAAAATTTACAGCAACAATTTAATTACAATACAACCATCAAGTAATGTATTAAAAGAAATAATGATCATTCCATCAAAGATATCTTTTAATTCTATGAGCTTTGCAAGCTATAGAATAACAGATAAAGATTATCCAACAATAAATTTCTTAACACATATATTAAAAAGCGGAATATTATGGGAAAAAATAAGGGTTACTGGTGGAGCATATGGTGCATTTGCATCTATTACAAATGGAATATTTTCTTTTGCATCATATAGAGATCCAAATTTTATAAAAACATACCAGGCTTTTGAAGCATCATTAGAAGAGTTAGCTAATAACGAAATTAAATATGACGAAATCTATACATATTTAATAGGAGTAATTGGGCTTAATACAAATGTAAAAACAAAATCCACAGAAATACTACAAAGTTATAAAAGAAAAATATTAAATATTAGCGATCATTTAAGACAAAATATAAGAGATAATTATTTTAAAATAACAAACACAGATATAAAAAACATCTCTGAAAAAGTACTATACCAACTAAAACAAAAAAATAGCATCACATCTCTTGTTAGCAATACAATCTATGAAAATGACAAAACAAAGATAGAAACATTTATTGGTAAAAAATATAGGGTAAAAAAAATATATTAA
- the rho gene encoding transcription termination factor Rho gives MDRKCEEFDLEDEMKRLNSSKELKIEDNNKKKIVKVVTKKESVSSASRNSNIDKLRESNELSSDFDYDISDPDLESSIKTLEQSNIINFLGGKDSIVIDTLYDKPITEIRKVVEGLGTNHTIAVTMKKTELIFLLVKILTEHNINVLFTGVLDVLSDGYGFLRTASNSYLSGGNDVYVSPSQIRLFNLRTGDILYGQIRSPREGERFFAMIKIKSINDQDPTFAQNRIPFDNLTPLYPSSKLDLEYENCNISTRLINLFAPIGKGQRALIVSPPKAGKTTLLQKIANAITTNYPDIVLMILLIDERPEEVTDMIRGVKGEVIASNFDEQASRHVQVAEMVIEKAKRLVENKKDVVILLDSITRLARAYNQTMPTSGKILSGGVDSNALHKPKRFFGSARNIEEGGSLTIIATALVDTGSKMDEVIFEEFKSTGNMELILDRSLADRRLFPAINIKKSGTRKEELLLSEEERSKILLIRKILGGVDDYEGVEALVEKMKKSKNNEIFLKTMSNGD, from the coding sequence ATGGATAGAAAATGTGAGGAATTTGATTTAGAGGATGAAATGAAGCGTTTGAATTCTTCTAAAGAATTAAAAATTGAAGATAATAATAAGAAAAAAATAGTTAAAGTTGTTACTAAAAAAGAATCTGTTTCTAGTGCTTCTAGAAATTCTAATATTGATAAATTAAGAGAATCTAATGAGCTTTCTTCTGATTTTGATTATGATATATCAGATCCAGATTTGGAGAGTAGTATTAAGACTCTTGAACAAAGCAATATTATTAATTTTTTAGGTGGTAAGGATTCTATAGTCATTGATACTCTTTATGATAAGCCAATTACTGAGATTAGAAAAGTTGTTGAAGGACTTGGTACTAATCATACTATTGCGGTAACAATGAAAAAGACAGAATTGATATTTTTACTTGTTAAAATATTAACAGAGCATAATATTAATGTTTTATTTACCGGTGTTCTTGATGTTTTAAGTGATGGTTATGGTTTTTTGCGTACAGCATCTAATTCTTATCTATCTGGAGGTAATGATGTTTATGTTTCTCCGTCTCAGATTAGGCTTTTTAATTTAAGAACGGGTGATATTTTGTATGGACAAATTAGATCCCCAAGAGAAGGTGAAAGATTTTTTGCAATGATTAAGATTAAAAGTATTAATGATCAAGATCCTACATTTGCACAAAATAGAATACCTTTTGATAATTTAACACCGTTATATCCTAGTTCAAAATTAGATCTTGAATATGAAAATTGTAATATTTCAACTAGGCTTATTAATTTATTTGCACCTATTGGAAAGGGTCAAAGAGCTTTGATAGTGTCGCCTCCAAAAGCTGGTAAGACTACCTTACTTCAAAAAATAGCTAATGCAATTACTACTAATTATCCAGACATTGTTTTAATGATTTTACTTATTGATGAGAGACCTGAAGAGGTGACTGATATGATTCGTGGTGTTAAGGGTGAGGTAATAGCATCTAATTTTGATGAACAAGCTAGTAGACATGTACAAGTTGCAGAGATGGTCATTGAAAAGGCAAAAAGATTAGTTGAGAATAAAAAAGATGTTGTGATTCTTTTAGATTCAATTACAAGGCTTGCTAGAGCTTATAATCAAACTATGCCAACTTCTGGTAAGATACTCTCAGGGGGTGTTGATTCTAATGCTTTACATAAACCAAAAAGGTTTTTTGGTTCTGCTAGAAATATTGAGGAAGGAGGTAGTCTTACTATTATAGCTACAGCTTTAGTTGATACTGGGAGTAAGATGGATGAAGTTATCTTTGAAGAATTCAAGAGTACTGGTAATATGGAGCTAATACTTGATAGAAGTTTGGCAGATAGAAGACTTTTCCCTGCTATTAATATTAAGAAATCGGGGACAAGGAAAGAAGAATTACTTTTAAGTGAAGAAGAACGTTCTAAAATTTTGCTTATTAGGAAAATTTTAGGTGGTGTTGATGATTATGAAGGAGTTGAAGCTTTAGTTGAAAAGATGAAAAAGAGTAAAAATAATGAGATTTTTTTAAAAACTATGAGTAATGGAGATTAA
- the rpsT gene encoding 30S ribosomal protein S20 has translation MGNNPSALKRARQNLKRNLRNVSVKSELKTIEKRCIKLIKDGKRDEALEFFKFVSKKLDTAARKRIIHINKAARKKSNLSILLLQ, from the coding sequence TTGGGCAATAATCCATCAGCATTAAAGCGAGCTCGACAAAATTTGAAGCGAAATTTGAGAAATGTAAGTGTTAAGAGTGAACTTAAGACAATAGAGAAGCGTTGTATAAAACTTATAAAAGACGGAAAGAGAGATGAAGCTTTGGAGTTTTTTAAATTTGTTTCAAAAAAATTAGATACTGCTGCTAGAAAGCGAATAATACATATAAATAAAGCCGCACGTAAAAAGTCAAATTTGAGTATTTTGTTATTACAGTAA
- a CDS encoding bactofilin family protein has product MPVNVKDSYKWDCKLDSSLIFRGKLKFEGALYLDSSFEGEIFSEKGILFIGKNSKVITDVVICDTLIIEGILKGNVNASNKVYLNSGCKIYGDVKTKKIFINDDIVFDGKCEMIKSNESIDLFSFTVSQLKDTLQ; this is encoded by the coding sequence ATGCCTGTTAATGTTAAGGATTCTTACAAGTGGGATTGTAAGCTTGATTCAAGTTTAATTTTTAGAGGAAAGTTAAAGTTTGAGGGTGCTTTATATCTTGATTCTTCTTTTGAAGGTGAGATTTTTTCAGAAAAAGGAATACTTTTTATAGGTAAAAATAGTAAGGTTATTACTGATGTAGTAATTTGCGATACATTGATAATTGAGGGAATTTTAAAGGGCAATGTTAATGCTAGCAATAAGGTTTATTTAAATAGTGGTTGTAAAATATATGGTGATGTTAAGACAAAAAAGATATTTATTAATGATGATATAGTTTTTGATGGTAAATGTGAAATGATTAAATCTAATGAGAGCATAGATTTGTTTTCTTTTACAGTTTCACAATTAAAAGATACTTTGCAGTGA
- the ychF gene encoding redox-regulated ATPase YchF, with the protein MALNVGIVGLPNVGKSTLFSSLTASKSEIANYPFCTIDPNIGIVEVPDERLLKIANLVSSKKIIPAVIEFVDIAGLVRGASKGEGLGNKFLANIREVSIIVHVVRCFKDREIIHVDGDIDPQRDINTVNTELCLADLETVQKSILRNEKNAKSVDKNISENAKIIVALLRDLEKHLINVRPAVEFKFDEFGYNFVKSLNLLTMKNVIYVCNVDEDSLSGNKYTDVVKNIALSEGNSYLILCAKIEAELAEIQDLNERREMLESMGIKESGLNNLIRTSYYTLGLRTYFTAGEQEVRAWTFMDGMRAPEAAGIIHSDFQRGFIKAEVYSFDDLIEFQSVHNLKEKGRLRLEGKDYLVRDGDIILFKFNV; encoded by the coding sequence ATGGCACTTAATGTGGGAATAGTGGGATTGCCTAATGTTGGAAAGTCTACTTTATTTTCATCCTTAACAGCATCAAAATCAGAGATTGCTAATTATCCTTTTTGTACTATTGATCCTAATATAGGAATAGTAGAGGTTCCTGATGAGAGGCTTTTGAAAATTGCTAATTTGGTATCTTCAAAAAAAATAATTCCTGCTGTGATAGAATTTGTTGATATTGCGGGCCTTGTTAGGGGAGCTTCAAAAGGAGAAGGACTTGGTAATAAATTTTTAGCAAATATTCGTGAAGTTTCTATTATTGTTCATGTTGTTAGATGCTTTAAAGATAGAGAAATTATTCATGTTGATGGGGATATAGATCCCCAAAGGGATATAAATACAGTTAATACAGAATTATGTCTTGCAGATCTTGAAACGGTTCAAAAAAGCATTTTAAGAAATGAAAAAAATGCAAAGAGTGTTGATAAAAATATTAGTGAAAATGCAAAGATAATTGTTGCACTTCTTAGAGATCTTGAAAAACATTTGATTAATGTTAGGCCAGCAGTCGAGTTTAAATTTGATGAATTTGGTTATAATTTTGTTAAATCTTTAAATCTTTTGACTATGAAAAATGTTATATATGTTTGCAATGTTGATGAGGATTCACTTTCTGGTAATAAATATACTGATGTTGTTAAAAATATAGCTTTAAGTGAGGGTAATAGTTATTTAATTTTGTGTGCTAAAATTGAGGCAGAACTTGCTGAAATTCAAGACTTAAACGAGCGAAGAGAAATGTTAGAATCTATGGGTATCAAAGAGAGTGGTCTTAATAATTTAATACGTACTTCTTATTATACTTTAGGTTTAAGAACTTATTTTACTGCAGGAGAACAAGAAGTTAGAGCTTGGACTTTTATGGATGGAATGAGAGCACCAGAAGCTGCAGGTATTATTCATAGTGATTTTCAGAGAGGTTTTATTAAAGCAGAGGTGTATTCATTTGATGATTTGATTGAGTTTCAAAGTGTTCATAATTTAAAGGAAAAGGGACGCCTTAGACTTGAGGGAAAAGATTACTTGGTAAGAGATGGTGATATAATTTTATTTAAATTTAATGTTTAA